From the Bacillota bacterium genome, the window ACGCGCAGGCCAAAAAATCAGTGAGATCTTTCAAACCCGCGGTGAAGAGGCCTTTCGGGAACTGGAGCGGGCCGCAGTGATTTCCGCCTTAAAGGAAGAAGATGCGGTGATCGCGTTGGGGGGCGGCGCGGTGGCCTACAGGGACAATATCTCCCTGTTGAAGCAGCGGGCCTTGGTGGTTTGGCTGCGGGCTGAGGTGGCGGATCTGGTTCGGCGGCTCCACAGGGATCAGACCCGGCCCCTTTTGCAGGGGGTGGATCCGGCGGTAAGGCTCGGGGAGCTTTTGGAACGGCGTAAGGATTACTATGCCCAGGCCCATGTACATATTGATACTACCCAGCGTGGGCTAGAGGAGATTTGTTCAGAGATCATCGACTATCTTATGGGGTTGTCCGGGGGGAGGGAACTGGATGCAGGAACAGGTGACGGTGGCCCTAGGGGAACGGAGCTACGACATTCGGATTGGTAGTGATATCATCGGAGATACGGGACGGTATTGCCAGGATCTGAATTTGGGGCACCGGTGCCTTATTGTCTCCAATCCCATTGTGGATGCTTACTACGGGTGGGTCACCCGGGAAGGGCTGGTGGCCGCAGGTTTCGAGGTAAGCTCCGTGGAGATTCCCGATGGGGAGGAGTACAAGAACCTGGAGACTATCCAGTTTCTGTACGATCACGCCATTGAGGTGGGGCTGGATCGCAACTCCTTTGTGGTGGCCCTAGGCGGCGGCGTGGTGGGGGATATCGTGGGTTTCTTCAGTGCTACCTACATGCGGGGAGTTCCCTTCATCCAGGTGCCCACCACCATCTTGTCCCAGGTAGACTCCAGCGTGGGCGGCAAAGTGGCGGTGAACCATCCCCGGGGAAAGAACATGATTGGTGCCTTTTACCAGCCCCGGTTGGTGGTGGCTGACGTTTCGGTCCTGGAGACCCTGCCCCACCGGGAGGTGTTGTCGGGATTGGCGGAGGTGGTGAAGTACGGACTCATCTATGATGAGGAGTTCTTGCAGTACATCGAAGCCAATCTTGCGGGTCTTTTGGATGTGCACCGGGATGTATTAACCCGTGCGGTGCTGCGCTCTACTCAGATTAAAGCCGCCATTGTGGCTGAGGATGAAACAGAACACGGCCTGCGGGCGATACTAAACTTTGGTCATACCTTTGGCCATGCCTTGGAGGCGGTGACAGAGTATCGGGTCTATCGCCATGGGGAGGCCTTAGCGGTGGGGATGGTGGCCGCCGCGCGGCTGTCTCGGGATTTGGGCCTTTTGGCCGATAGGGAGGTGGCCCGGGTGGAGGAGCTTTTGGGTCGCATGGGCTACAACCTGTCTTTGCGGGGAGTGTCTGTGGACAGGCTTGTGGAAGCCTTTGCCCAAGACAAAAAGGTACGGGACGGTCGGGTCCGTTTTGTGGTCTTGGAGGGACTTGGCAAGGCGAAATTGACGGACCAGGTGGAGATAGATCAGGCCCGGCAGGTCCTAGCAGGGATGGCTGCCCTATGACAAGATGGCGGATCCTGGTCATTCACGGACCTAACCTGAACCTGTTGGGGATTAGGGAACGTGACGTCTATGGCACTATTCCCCTGGGGGAGATTAACAAGCGACTGTCCCAAGAAGCGGCAAGGCTTGCTGTGCATCTTGATGTTTTTCAATCTAACCATGAAGGCAGGATCATCGATGAGATCCACAGCGCGTTGGGCAAATACCATGGGATCGTCATTAATCCCGGGGCCTATACCCACTACAGTATTGCGATTAGGGATGCGGTGGCCGCGGTGAGAATTCCCACAGTGGAGGTGCATCTGTCTAACATCAGTGCCCGGGAGGAGTTTCGGCACCACAGCGTCATTGCGCCGGTCTGTATCGGGCAGATTGCCGGTTTTGGACCCGACAGTTACCTTTTGGGTTTGGCGGGGATCGTGAAATACTTGGAGGCGAGCACATGTCCGAAGAACGCTTGATGCGATTGGCAAGACTGCGGGAACACTTGAAAGAACGGGAACTGGAGGGACTAGTGGTGGTCCGTCCCGAGAACCGGTACTATTTTTCCGGTTTTGTGGGGACCGCCGGGGCCTTGGTGATCACCGCGGACCGGGCGTGCCTGTGCGTGGATTTCCGCTATGAGGAACAGGCCCGGCAACAGGCACCGGAATTCGAGGTCATCACCGGCGGGGTGGCCGATGGTCTGGCTATTGAGCAGTTGAAACAACTTGCCTTGAAGAAAGTGGGCTTCGAGGACAAGTATGTGAATGTAGCTCTATACCAACGGTGGAAGGAAAACCTACCGAATCTAGAGTTCGTCCCCATGGACGATGACCTGACCAGGATGCGGATGGTGAAATCTCCTGCGGAGGTTGAGCGGATTGCCAAGGCGGCAGACCTTGGCGACCGTGCCCTGCAATATGTGTTGGAGGAATATGGTTTGGATCATACGGAGTTGGAGCTCGCTTGGGCCTTGGAGAAGTTCATGCGAGAAAACGGGGCCGAAGGTTTGGCCTTTGATACCATTGTGGCCAGTGGGCCCAATGCCGCTAAACCCCATGCCCAACCCTCCCAAAGAAGACCCGAGCCCGGTGATCTGCTCGTGAT encodes:
- the aroQ gene encoding type II 3-dehydroquinate dehydratase — its product is MTRWRILVIHGPNLNLLGIRERDVYGTIPLGEINKRLSQEAARLAVHLDVFQSNHEGRIIDEIHSALGKYHGIVINPGAYTHYSIAIRDAVAAVRIPTVEVHLSNISAREEFRHHSVIAPVCIGQIAGFGPDSYLLGLAGIVKYLEASTCPKNA
- a CDS encoding 3-dehydroquinate synthase; translated protein: MQEQVTVALGERSYDIRIGSDIIGDTGRYCQDLNLGHRCLIVSNPIVDAYYGWVTREGLVAAGFEVSSVEIPDGEEYKNLETIQFLYDHAIEVGLDRNSFVVALGGGVVGDIVGFFSATYMRGVPFIQVPTTILSQVDSSVGGKVAVNHPRGKNMIGAFYQPRLVVADVSVLETLPHREVLSGLAEVVKYGLIYDEEFLQYIEANLAGLLDVHRDVLTRAVLRSTQIKAAIVAEDETEHGLRAILNFGHTFGHALEAVTEYRVYRHGEALAVGMVAAARLSRDLGLLADREVARVEELLGRMGYNLSLRGVSVDRLVEAFAQDKKVRDGRVRFVVLEGLGKAKLTDQVEIDQARQVLAGMAAL
- a CDS encoding shikimate kinase — its product is MRIPYSRIALVGMMGVGKTTVGRRLAELLGWSFIDTDALVEERAGQKISEIFQTRGEEAFRELERAAVISALKEEDAVIALGGGAVAYRDNISLLKQRALVVWLRAEVADLVRRLHRDQTRPLLQGVDPAVRLGELLERRKDYYAQAHVHIDTTQRGLEEICSEIIDYLMGLSGGRELDAGTGDGGPRGTELRHSDW
- a CDS encoding aminopeptidase P family protein — encoded protein: MRLARLREHLKERELEGLVVVRPENRYYFSGFVGTAGALVITADRACLCVDFRYEEQARQQAPEFEVITGGVADGLAIEQLKQLALKKVGFEDKYVNVALYQRWKENLPNLEFVPMDDDLTRMRMVKSPAEVERIAKAADLGDRALQYVLEEYGLDHTELELAWALEKFMRENGAEGLAFDTIVASGPNAAKPHAQPSQRRPEPGDLLVMDFGAQLDYYCSDMTRTLVKGPASDKAKELYGIVLEAQLAALAAIAPGVTGHEVDKVARDIITAAGYGQHFGHGLGHGVGLLIHESPGLGPGVQTILEPGMVVTVEPGIYLPGFGGVRIEDLVVVTEDGCRILTKTTKELTCF